The genome window GAACTCGAAGGCGCCGTCCTGACGATGTTCGACCCGCGCCTCTCCCTGGCCCAGCAGGTCCGCGACGAGCTCTCTCGCTTCATGGGAGAGAAGCTCTTCAAGTCTTTCATCCCTCGCTCGGTACGCCTCGCGGAGGCCCCGAGTCATGGAAAGTCCATCCTGCAGTACGACCCCCGCTCGCGCGGAGGGCAGTCGTATCTCGCCGTCGCCGGCGAACTGCTCGTCCGACGCGGCTGGGATGTCGTGAAGATCGATTGAGGTGACGACATGAGACAGGCACTCGGCAAAGGACTCGAAGCTCTGCTCCCCCGCAAGGGGGGGACGCCCACGGCGCACGCGCCGGCGCACGCCAAGGACGCCCCTACGGCGGAGTCGACCAGCAAGGTCCCCATCGGAGACGTCCGCCCGAATCGGCACCAGCCGCGCCACAGCTTCGATCAGACGAAGCTCGCGGAGATGGCCCAGACGATCAAGGAGCATGGCCTCGCGCAGCCCATCCTGGTCACACCGCTGCCGGACGGGAAGTATGAACTCGTCGCGGGCGAGCGGCGCCTGCGCGCCGCGAAGCTCGCGGGACTCAAGGAGATCGATGTCGTCGTCCGCAAGCAGATGGGGGAGAAGGACCGGCTCGCGCTGGCCCTCATCGAGAACGTCCAGCGCGACGACCTCAACGCGGTGGACGTCGCGCGCGCCTACCGGAACCTCATCCAGGATCACGGCCTCACGCAGACCGACCTCGCGCATCAGATGGGGAAGTCGAAGTCGGCGGTCTCGAACACCCTGCGCCTGCTCGACCTCTCGGAGGACATCCTCAAAGCCCTCGAAACCGACCAGATCACGGAAGGGCACGCCCGCGCTCTCCTGGGCGTCAGCGACCGCGTCAAGCGCACGCGCCTCTTCCACTCGATCCTGGAACGCAACCTCTCGGTGCGCGAAGTCGAGACGCTGGCGCGCGTCATGGAGACCGGACAGGTCGAAGCGCAGCACGCGCCGAACAAACGGACGCCGATGACCAAGCCGGCCGAGGTCCGCGAGATCGAGCGCAAGCTCGCGCACTCGCTGGGGATGAAGGTGGACCTGCGCACCAAGAAAGACGGCAAGAGCGGCGCCGTCGTCATCCACTTCTACAACCTCAATGACTTTGAAAAACTGATGGGGAAACTTAAATAATGTATATTTTTAAAGGATTATTTACTATCGCCTTCGCCCTCTGCGCGCTCGCGCCCTGCGCGCTCGCGCAGCAGGACGCCGAGCCCGTCGCGGAACCGGACTTCGAGGACGCCGAACCGGCGCCCCGCGCTCCGGCCGCCGCGAAAGAGGAGGTCGTGCGTCAGCCCCTGGTCCTCTCGCTGGCCGAGAACATCAACGACTTCGGCCGCTTCGCGGACGGTGGTTCGGATTCCAACTGGTTCATCGGCTTCAACAACGCGTGGATCGTGAAGCTTCCGCCCGCGCCTCCCGGCGACTACGCGCGGGCCTTCGTCGGCGCTCGCATCGGCCGCGCGAAGTCGCAGCCGCTGGCCGAACGGCCCTGGGAGCGCACGCTCGTCCCCGGACAGGTCTACATGGGCGTCTCGCAGACGCCCTCCTACGGCACGGAGAAGAGCTTCTTCCTCGCCGAGACCGCCGACATCCCCGCGGAGACCGACGCGAGCGTCAACATGCCGGGCACGGGCCGCTCGGAGTGGTTCTGGGCCGAGGTGCCGCCGGGCCTGGTCTCCTTCGACCGTCCCAACTACCTCATCATCTGGTCTCCGACGCGGGAGTTCCGCGACGCGCTCCACTCTCCCATCCTGGCGGGCCTGGAGACCCCGGCGTCCGCGAAGGGGGAGGAGACGCGGGCCTGGAACAACCATTCCATCCAGGGCGTCCCGCCGCGCTCGGAGCAGGACGCGCTTCAGGTCCCCATCAACAACCTGCGCCCGGCGCTCGCTCTCAAGCTCGTTCCCGCGGGACTGCGCGGAGCGGTGCGCCTGAGCGCCTTCAGCGTGCGCCCCTCGGGCGAGGGCTGGGTCGCCCGTTTCAGCGTCGAAGGCCGCGACATCGACGCGGCCTGGCTGGAGGCCTCGCAGGACGAGCTGGAATGGAAGCGGGTCACCCCGCTTCTGCGCCGCCCGCCCTACATCTCCACCCTCGCGAAGGGCTCGCTGCCCGCGCGGGGCGCCTACCTGCGCGCGGCGGCCCGCGACTTCTCCGCCGTCGAGAATCACAGCTCGTCGGTTTACGTCGGCCCCTCCTCCGATGGCCCGCGCTGAGGGGGGGCTTCGCGTCGGCGTCGTCGGGGCCACCGGCCTCGTCGGACGCATCCTGCTCGACCTGCTCGTCGAGCGGCGCTTCCCCGTCGGCGAACTGCGCCCCTTCGGCTCGGGCCGCGCGGGCGCACGCGCGCGCTTCCGCGGCCGCGCGCTGCCCTGCCCGGCGCCTTCGCTCGCGGCCCTCAAGGCCTGCGACCTCGTCTTCCTCGTCTCCAGCGACGAGGTCTCCAGACGCTTCGGCCGGGCCCTCGCCCGGGAAGGGGTCTGGGTCCTCGACGACTCCTCGGCCTTCCGGCTCGACCCCGCGGTCCCGCTCGTCATCCCCGAGGTGAACGCCTCGGCGCTCTCGCCGCACCGCCGCCTGGTGGCCGGTCCCAACTGCACCCTCACCGGCGCGGCCGTCGCCGGGGCCCCGCTGCTCCGCAAGGCCGGCCTCGCCGCGGTGCGCATCGCGTCCTATCAAGCCGTCTCGGGCGCCGGCCGCGAGGCGCTCGAGGAGTACCATGCCCAGGCCCGCCGCGCGGCCCGGCTCGCCGGCCGCCGCGGACCGCTCGACGTGCCCTCCGCCCCGCGCGCACGCGCGCTCCCGCGCCCCATCGCCCTCAACGTCTTCCCGCAGGTCGGCTCCTTCGATCGGAAGGGGGACTCGGGGGAGGAGTTCAAGGTCCGCGAGGAGCTGCGCAAGATCTGGGGACTGCCCCGCCTGCCGGTCTCCGTGACCGCCGTGCGCGTCCCCGTCGTGCGCGGCCATTCGCTCTCCCTCTGGCTGGAGACCCGGCGGCCTCTCGCTCCCGGCGCCGCCCGCGCGCTCCTCGCGAAGACCCCGGGGCTTCGGCTGTGGAAGGAGGGGGACTACCCGACTCCGCTCGACGCCGCCGGCACCGCGCCGGTCCACGTGGGTCGCCTGCGCGCGGGGACCTCCGGACGCGAACTCGCGCTCTGGGTCGTCTCCGACAACCTCCTCAAAGGAGCCGCGCTCAACTCCGTGCAGACGGCCGAGCTCCTGCTGCTGAAAGGCTGGCTCAAGAAGCGCCTATAATGGAGGAGCCGTGAAAATCCTTCCCTTCCTCTTCGCCGCACTCCTCGGTCCCCTCGCCGCCCAGACGCCTTCCAGCGCGCCGGTTCCCGCGCAGGCCCTCCAGGGTCAGCCGCCGCCCACGCCCGGGAGCGTGCTCCTCGCTCCCGACGGTCGCTTCCGCTGGGTCGAGGGCGAGGACGCCGTCTTTGTTCGGACCGACGACGGCTCCGAACGCCGCGTCCGCCTCCCCTCTCCACTCGAGAAAGCCGCACGGCGCCGCGTCCTCTTCGCCGCCGGGGCCCGCCACTTCTGCGTCCTCGAGGAGAAAGACAGCGACTTCGGCCTGCACGTGAACGCGCGCAAAGGCGCGAAGAACGCCAAGGCCCTGCTCCTCTCCTCGACGCTGCGCCTCATCGACGAGCGCGGCCGGCCGCTCTGGGCGCGGCCGCTCCCCGAGAAGGCCATCGTCGGCAAGGCCTCCGAGGCCCGGATCCTGGCCCTGGCCGGCGACGGCACGACGGCCATCCTCCTCCAGGACATCGACCCCTACAACAAGGTCCGGCCGCTGCTCATGGTCTTCGACGCCCGCGGCCGCGAACTGCGCGCTCTCGACTACGCGCAGTGGACCCGCGTCGACGAGTTCGCGCTCTCCGCCGACGGCCGCGCGCTCGCCGTGCGCGGCTTCGGGCTCGTGCCCGAGGACGCCGATTGGAGCAAGGCCGTCGGCGTCTATCCGCTCAACGGCAGGGCCAAGCCCCGCATCGCCGCCGCCCCGAAGGCCGAGGAGAGCCGCGAGCTTCGCGGCTTCGACAAGGACCTCTGGGTCTGCTGCGTCAAGGAGGGGGGGACGCTCTCGGCCCTCGGGCCCGCCGGGGAGAAGACTCCCGTCGATCCCGCCGAGGCCGACCGCCGCTTCGGAACGAGGGGAAGATGAGAGCGCTCCCCCTGCTGCTCGCGTTCGCGCTTTCCGCGGTCCCGTCCTTCGCCGTCCCGCCGGGCGACCCCCTCGCCCGGGAGCTCGCGCGCCTCTCGAAGGAAGGCTTCACCGACGTCCAGCGCGCCGACGCGAAGGTCCGGGAAGGCCTCCTCAGCGCGCTCGTCGTGCGCCGCTCCGACGGAGGGGGTTCGCGCCTGCTC of Elusimicrobiota bacterium contains these proteins:
- a CDS encoding ParB/RepB/Spo0J family partition protein, with amino-acid sequence MRQALGKGLEALLPRKGGTPTAHAPAHAKDAPTAESTSKVPIGDVRPNRHQPRHSFDQTKLAEMAQTIKEHGLAQPILVTPLPDGKYELVAGERRLRAAKLAGLKEIDVVVRKQMGEKDRLALALIENVQRDDLNAVDVARAYRNLIQDHGLTQTDLAHQMGKSKSAVSNTLRLLDLSEDILKALETDQITEGHARALLGVSDRVKRTRLFHSILERNLSVREVETLARVMETGQVEAQHAPNKRTPMTKPAEVREIERKLAHSLGMKVDLRTKKDGKSGAVVIHFYNLNDFEKLMGKLK
- a CDS encoding aspartate-semialdehyde dehydrogenase; translation: MARAEGGLRVGVVGATGLVGRILLDLLVERRFPVGELRPFGSGRAGARARFRGRALPCPAPSLAALKACDLVFLVSSDEVSRRFGRALAREGVWVLDDSSAFRLDPAVPLVIPEVNASALSPHRRLVAGPNCTLTGAAVAGAPLLRKAGLAAVRIASYQAVSGAGREALEEYHAQARRAARLAGRRGPLDVPSAPRARALPRPIALNVFPQVGSFDRKGDSGEEFKVREELRKIWGLPRLPVSVTAVRVPVVRGHSLSLWLETRRPLAPGAARALLAKTPGLRLWKEGDYPTPLDAAGTAPVHVGRLRAGTSGRELALWVVSDNLLKGAALNSVQTAELLLLKGWLKKRL